A window of the Hordeum vulgare subsp. vulgare chromosome 5H, MorexV3_pseudomolecules_assembly, whole genome shotgun sequence genome harbors these coding sequences:
- the LOC123399183 gene encoding putative F-box/LRR-repeat protein 23, which produces MDDAAPPARDWSSLPLDVLSLIFVRVGAVDVLMGAGLVCRPWLEAANLRDVWRFIDMDKHEVVFQKGDAVLREMAKVAVDRSDGQLRAFAGRLFVTDELVKYIMERSPLLTSLRLVSCFGVFSKQLTRVIKDSPLLELRSLEVENIDLRMKELTAILESCPKLKVLGLCYCFLINSNDEHTLQQKFTRIKTMTVKWDDECCDY; this is translated from the exons ATGGACGATGCGGCACCGCCGGCCAGAGATTGGTCGTCGCTGCCCCTCGATGTGTTGTCCCTGATCTTCGTTAGGGTCGGCGCCGTCGATGTCCTTATGGGCGCCGGCCTTGTGTGCCGCCCGTGGCTTGAGGCGGCGAATTTGCGAGATGTGTGGCGATTCATCGACATGGACAAACACGAGGTCGTGTTCCAAAAGGGCGATGCTGTCCTGCGCGAGATGGCGAAGGTAGCCGTCGACCGTTCCGATGGACAACTCAGGGCGTTCGCTGGGAGGTTGTTTGTCACTGATGAGCTCGTCAAGTATATCATGGAAAG GTCACCCTTGTTGACTAGCTTGCGACTTGTATCATGCTTCGGGGTCTTCAGCAAACAACTCACCCGTGTTATAAAAGATTCACCTCTACTGGAGCTGCGTTCCCTTGAAGTTGAAAACATTGACCTCCGCATGAAGGAACTGACTGCTATCCTTGAGAGCTGCCCTAAACTGAAGGTTCTTGGGTTGTGCTATTGTTTCTTGATCAACTCCAATGACGAGCATACCTTGCAGCAAAAATTCACAAGGATCAAGACCATGACGGTCAAGTGGGATGACGAGTGTTGCGACTATTAA
- the LOC123452986 gene encoding FT-interacting protein 7, translating to MAATVRKLVVEVVEARNLLPKDGTGTSSPYARADFDGQRRKTRTVPRDLNPAWNEPLEFNFPGPGSGGIDPVAGEPLEVAILHDVRVAPTRRNNFLGRVRLDARQFVRKGEEALIYFPLEKKSFFSWVRGDVGLKVYYLDEPLAPEPDPPAADPPAADAEPPPKVDAPPPAPDASPVCADADLPPVQIEAEVPETAQGTPPAGDEASTEKPPEGDAAAPTPATQDAPVMSSEAVPASDGPASEISPPEEETPPPPAPPIPTPMPRQVPVPPRPAPPPPDVPMERSKHDLVDKMPYLFVRVVRARGLPAGAHPHVRVAAGGRHASTREARRGAFFEWDQTFAFARDPAIDSPGPTLEVSVWDLPPDADVSMADDRSFLGGLCFDTADVHARDPPDGPLATQWYRLEGGRRLAGADLMVATWAGTQADEAFAEAWKADSPSSSSFSAAAASRAKVYVSPKLWLLRLTVIEAQDTLTAAPPRDAGIAVRGTLGFQSLKTRTTPVNRNGGPAWNEDLVFVAAEPFIDDDCFVISLEVRYGKEAFPVGSASISLAAIERRVDDRKVASKWLDLLPSDETMRKVGKRAAMHMHGGRLHVRVCLDGGYHVADEPPYASSDFRPSARQLWRPPIGVLELGIVGCKGLLPMSTADGKGCTDAYAVAKYGTKWARTRTISDSFDPAWNEQYTWPVYDPCTVLTVGVFDDPLQSLPPHGEKDGACSLPMGKVRIRLSTLENGRVYRGAYPLILMLPTGAKRMGDVELAVRFATSGTTLDVLHMYGQPVLPAMHHLRPIPSVNREALRLAAARISAAHLARAEPPLRREVAMWMLDATEPRGFSMRKLRANWNRAVAALSWVADAARWAEDTRSWRNPTATTMAHAVLVLLAWHPDLIVPTLTLHVAAVGIWKYRRRPRTPAPHPCVRVSMAEAPDREELDEEFDTIPSAKSPEVVRARYDRARMVGARLQAMVGDVATQAERLRALVSWRDPRATGMFVVLCVVMAMVLYMVPMKVVTVVAGFYYLRHPMFRDRMPAPVINFFRRLPSMSERIM from the coding sequence ATGGCGGCGACGGTGAGGAagctggtggtggaggtggtggaggcgcggAACCTGCTGCCCAAGGACGGGACGGGCACGTCGAGCCCGTACGCGCGCGCCGACTTCGACGGCCAGCGCCGCAAGACGCGCACCGTGCCTCGGGACCTCAACCCGGCCTGGAACGAGCCGCTCGAGTTCAACTTCCCCGGCCCCGGATCCGGCGGCATCGACCCCGTCGCCGGCGAGCCGCTCGAGGTGGCCATTCTCCACGACGTGCGGGTGGCGCCCACCCGTCGCAACAACTTCCTCGGCCGCGTCCGCCTCGACGCGCGCCAGTTCGTGCGCAAGGGCGAGGAGGCGCTCATCTACTTCCCGCTCGAGAAGAAGAGCTTCTTCAGCTGGGTGCGCGGCGACGTCGGCCTCAAGGTCTACTACCTCGACGAGCCCCTCGCGCCGGAGCCTGACCCGCCTGCCGCTGATCCTCCTGCGGCcgatgcggagccgccgccaaAGGTTGatgcgccgccgccagctcctgaTGCTTCACCCGTGTGCGCGGATGCAGACCTACCGCCGGTGCAGATCGAAGCAGAGGTGCCAGAGACAGCACAAGGAACGCCACCTGCCGGCGACGAAGCCAGCACGGAGAAGCCGCCCGAGGGTGATGCGGCAGCGCCGACCCCGGCCACGCAAGATGCGCCGGTAATGAGTTCGGAAGCGGTGCCAGCTTCCGATGGACCAGCGTCAGAGATCTCGCCACCGGAGGAGGAGACCCCGCCACCGCCAGCACCGCCGATCCCGACGCCAATGCCAAGGCAGGTGCCGGTGCCGCCGCGTCCGGCGCCCCCGCCACCGGATGTGCCGATGGAGCGATCAAAGCACGACCTGGTGGACAAGATGCCGTACCTGTTCGTCAGGGTTGTGCGCGCGCGCGGCCTGCCGGCGGGAGCACACCCGCACGTGCGAGTGGCCGCCGGCGGCCGCCACGCGTCCACACGGGAGGCGCGCCGCGGCGCCTTCTTCGAGTGGGATCAGACGTTCGCTTTCGCGCGCGACCCTGCCATCGACTCCCCGGGCCCAACTCTCGAGGTCTCTGTGTGGGACCTCCCTCCCGACGCCGATGTGTCCATGGCCGACGACCGCAGCTTCCTCGGCGGGCTCTGCTTCGACACCGCCGACGTCCACGCTCGGGACCCGCCCGACGGCCCGCTCGCCACGCAATGGTACAGGCTGGAAGGCGGGCGCCGCCTCGCCGGTGCCGACTTGATGGTGGCCACGTGGGCCGGCACGCAGGCCGACGAGGCCTTCGCCGAGGCGTGGAAGGCGGACTccccgtcatcgtcatcgttctcGGCTGCCGCCGCGTCGCGCGCCAAGGTGTACGTCTCGCCCAAACTCTGGCTCCTGCGCCTGACCGTCATCGAGGCGCAGGATACGCTCACGGCGGCGCCGCCCCGCGACGCCGGCATCGCCGTGCGCGGGACCCTGGGCTTCCAGTCCCTCAAGACCCGCACCACGCCGGTGAACCGCAACGGCGGGCCGGCCTGGAACGAGGACCTGGTTTTCGTCGCCGCCGAGCCGTTCATCGACGACGACTGCTTCGTCATCTCCCTCGAGGTGCGCTACGGCAAGGAAGCTTTTCCTGTGGGCTCGGCCAGCATCTCGCTCGCTGCCATCGAAAGGAGGGTCGACGATCGGAAGGTGGCGTCCAAGTGGCTCGACCTTCTCCCGTCCGACGAGACCATGAGAAAAGTGGGCAAGAGGGCGGCCATGCACATGCACGGCGGCCGGCTGCATGTGCGCGTGTGCCTCGACGGCGGCTACCACGTTGCCGACGAGCCGCCGTACGCGAGCAGTGACTTCCGGCCGTCGGCGCGGCAGCTGTGGCGCCCGCCAATCGGCGTGCTGGAGCTTGGCATCGTCGGGTGCAAAGGCCTCCTACCGATGAGCACCGCCGACGGCAAGGGGTGCACGGACGCGTACGCCGTGGCCAAGTACGGCACCAAGTGGGCGCGCACGCGCACCATCTCCGACAGCTTCGACCCGGCCTGGAACGAGCAGTACACTTGGCCCGTGTACGACCCGTGCACCGTGCTCACCGTCGGCGTCTTCGACGACCCGCTGCAGTCGCTTCCGCCGCACGGGGAGAAAGACGGCGCGTGTTCGCTGCCGATGGGGAAGGTGCGGATACGGCTGTCCACGCTGGAGAACGGCCGCGTGTACCGCGGCGCGTACCCGCTAATCCTGATGCTGCCCACCGGCGCAAAGAGGATGGGCGACGTCGAGCTAGCCGTCCGCTTCGCCACGTCCGGGACGACGCTCGACGTGCTGCACATGTACGGGCAGCCGGTGTTGCCGGCGATGCACCACCTGCGTCCTATCCCGTCCGTGAACCGCGAGGCGCTTCGGCTGGCCGCGGCGCGCATCTCGGCCGCTCACCTGGCTCGCGCCGAGCCGCCGCTCCGGCGGGAGGTGGCAATGTGGATGCTGGACGCGACGGAGCCCCGGGGATTCAGCATGCGGAAGCTGCGCGCCAACTGGAACCGCGCCGTGGCGGCGCTGTCCTGGGTGGCCGACGCTGCGCGGTGGGCAGAGGATACCCGGTCGTGGCGGAACCCGACGGCTACGACCATGGCGCACGCCGTGCTCGTGCTCCTGGCGTGGCACCCGGATCTCATCGTGCCGACGCTCACGCTCCACGTCGCGGCCGTCGGCATTTGGAAGTACCGACGCAGGCCGCGCACCCCGGCGCCGCACCCGTGCGTGCGCGTGTCCATGGCGGAGGCGCCTGACAGGGAGGAGCTGGACGAGGAGTTCGACACGATACCGAGCGCGAAGTCGCCGGAGGTGGTGCGCGCGCGGTACGACCGCGCTAGGATGGTCGGAGCGCGGCTGCAGGCCATGGTCGGCGACGTGGCGACGCAGGCGGAGAGGCTGCGGGCGCTCGTGTCGTGGCGCGACCCACGCGCTACAGGGATGTTCGTGGTGCTCTGCGTCGTGATGGCCATGGTGCTGTACATGGTGCCCATGAAGGTGGTGACCGTGGTCGCCGGGTTCTACTACCTCCGACACCCCATGTTCCGGGACCGGATGCCGGCGCCAGTGATCAACTTCTTCCGGCGGCTGCCTTCTATGTCCGAACGTATCATGTAG